One segment of Lutra lutra chromosome 12, mLutLut1.2, whole genome shotgun sequence DNA contains the following:
- the FAM222A gene encoding protein FAM222A isoform X1 translates to MLACLQRTQNPPGQHLACPSKSLDLRKCETVASSMHSSRYPSPAELDAYAEKVANSPLSIKIFPTNIRVPQHKHLGRTVNGYDTSGQRYSPYPQHAAGYQGLLAIVKAAVSSSGTTAPTGPTKSVLKSAEGKRTKLSPAAVQVGIAPYPAPSTLGPLAYPKPPEAPAPPPGLPTAAATAASIIPLPGRGLPLPPSNLPSIHSILYQLNQQCQAPGAAPATCQAVAGPHPSPAKHGPVPSFPGMAYAAAAGLPDCRKGAELGQGSAAALTLAGATKPAGYADGGLDYLLWPQKPPPPPPQPLRAYSGGTVASKSPEACGGRVYERAGGSPLNCGLGLPTGFTVGQYFAAPWNSVLVTPTSDCYNPAAAVAVTELGPGAARELAGPPAEALSGLPSKSVCNTAVLSSSLQSLEYLINDIRPPCIKEQMLGKGYETVAVPRLLDHQHAHIRLPVYR, encoded by the coding sequence GTGAGACGGTGGCCAGCTCCATGCATTCGTCCCGCTACCCGAGCCCGGCCGAGCTGGACGCCTATGCGGAGAAGGTGGCCAACAGCCCACTGTCCATCAAGATCTTCCCCACCAACATCCGGGTGCCCCAGCACAAGCATCTCGGCCGCACCGTCAATGGCTATGACACCAGCGGCCAGCGCTACAGCCCCTACCCACAGCACGCTGCCGGCTACCAGGGCCTACTGGCCATCGTCAAGGCCGCTGTGTCCTCCTCTGGCACCACTGCGCCCACCGGGCCCACCAAGAGCGTGCTCAAGAGCGCCGAGGGCAAGCGGACCAAGCTGTCACCGGCCGCCGTGCAGGTGGGCATCGCGCCCTACCCGGCGCCCAGCACTCTGGGGCCCCTGGCCTACCCCAAGCCCCCTGAAGCACCTGCCCCGCCGCCTGGCCTGCCCACGGCTGCTGCCACTGCCGCCTCCATCATCCCCCTGCCTGGCCGCGGCCTGCCCTTGCCGCCTTCCAACCTGCCCTCCATCCACAGTATCCTGTACCAGCTCAACCAGCAGTGCCAGGCCCCAGGCGCTGCGCCTGCCACCTGCCAGGCTGTGGCcggtccccaccccagcccagccaaGCATGGCCCCGTGCCCAGCTTCCCCGGCATGGCCTATGCGGCCGCTGCCGGCCTGCCTGACTGCCGGAAGGGTGCCGAGCTGGGCCAGGGAAGCGCAGCGGCCTTGACGTTGGCTGGGGCCACCAAGCCTGCAGGGTACGCAGATGGGGGCCTGGATTACCTGCTGTGGCCGCAGAAGCCGCCCCCGCCACCGCCCCAGCCACTGCGGGCCTACAGTGGCGGCACGGTGGCCAGCAAGTCTCCGGAGGCCTGCGGGGGGCGGGTTTATGAGAGGGCCGGCGGGTCGCCCCTCAACTGTGGCCTGGGGCTGCCCACTGGCTTCACTGTGGGCCAGTACTTCGCTGCCCCCTGGAACAGCGTGCTGGTGACCCCCACCAGCGACTGCTACAACCCGGCGGCGGCTGTGGCGGTCACCGAGCTGGGGCCGGGGGCGGCCCGGGAGCTTGCAGGGCCCCCCGCCGAGGCACTCTCGGGCCTGCCCAGCAAGAGTGTGTGCAACACAGCAGTGCTGAGCAGCAGCCTGCAGTCGCTGGAGTATCTCATCAATGACATCCGGCCGCCCTGCATCAAGGAGCAGATGCTGGGCAAGGGCTACGAGACCGTTGCCGTGCCCCGGCTGCTCGACCACCAGCATGCCCACATCCGCCTGCCCGTCTACAGATAA
- the FAM222A gene encoding protein FAM222A isoform X2 — translation MHSSRYPSPAELDAYAEKVANSPLSIKIFPTNIRVPQHKHLGRTVNGYDTSGQRYSPYPQHAAGYQGLLAIVKAAVSSSGTTAPTGPTKSVLKSAEGKRTKLSPAAVQVGIAPYPAPSTLGPLAYPKPPEAPAPPPGLPTAAATAASIIPLPGRGLPLPPSNLPSIHSILYQLNQQCQAPGAAPATCQAVAGPHPSPAKHGPVPSFPGMAYAAAAGLPDCRKGAELGQGSAAALTLAGATKPAGYADGGLDYLLWPQKPPPPPPQPLRAYSGGTVASKSPEACGGRVYERAGGSPLNCGLGLPTGFTVGQYFAAPWNSVLVTPTSDCYNPAAAVAVTELGPGAARELAGPPAEALSGLPSKSVCNTAVLSSSLQSLEYLINDIRPPCIKEQMLGKGYETVAVPRLLDHQHAHIRLPVYR, via the coding sequence ATGCATTCGTCCCGCTACCCGAGCCCGGCCGAGCTGGACGCCTATGCGGAGAAGGTGGCCAACAGCCCACTGTCCATCAAGATCTTCCCCACCAACATCCGGGTGCCCCAGCACAAGCATCTCGGCCGCACCGTCAATGGCTATGACACCAGCGGCCAGCGCTACAGCCCCTACCCACAGCACGCTGCCGGCTACCAGGGCCTACTGGCCATCGTCAAGGCCGCTGTGTCCTCCTCTGGCACCACTGCGCCCACCGGGCCCACCAAGAGCGTGCTCAAGAGCGCCGAGGGCAAGCGGACCAAGCTGTCACCGGCCGCCGTGCAGGTGGGCATCGCGCCCTACCCGGCGCCCAGCACTCTGGGGCCCCTGGCCTACCCCAAGCCCCCTGAAGCACCTGCCCCGCCGCCTGGCCTGCCCACGGCTGCTGCCACTGCCGCCTCCATCATCCCCCTGCCTGGCCGCGGCCTGCCCTTGCCGCCTTCCAACCTGCCCTCCATCCACAGTATCCTGTACCAGCTCAACCAGCAGTGCCAGGCCCCAGGCGCTGCGCCTGCCACCTGCCAGGCTGTGGCcggtccccaccccagcccagccaaGCATGGCCCCGTGCCCAGCTTCCCCGGCATGGCCTATGCGGCCGCTGCCGGCCTGCCTGACTGCCGGAAGGGTGCCGAGCTGGGCCAGGGAAGCGCAGCGGCCTTGACGTTGGCTGGGGCCACCAAGCCTGCAGGGTACGCAGATGGGGGCCTGGATTACCTGCTGTGGCCGCAGAAGCCGCCCCCGCCACCGCCCCAGCCACTGCGGGCCTACAGTGGCGGCACGGTGGCCAGCAAGTCTCCGGAGGCCTGCGGGGGGCGGGTTTATGAGAGGGCCGGCGGGTCGCCCCTCAACTGTGGCCTGGGGCTGCCCACTGGCTTCACTGTGGGCCAGTACTTCGCTGCCCCCTGGAACAGCGTGCTGGTGACCCCCACCAGCGACTGCTACAACCCGGCGGCGGCTGTGGCGGTCACCGAGCTGGGGCCGGGGGCGGCCCGGGAGCTTGCAGGGCCCCCCGCCGAGGCACTCTCGGGCCTGCCCAGCAAGAGTGTGTGCAACACAGCAGTGCTGAGCAGCAGCCTGCAGTCGCTGGAGTATCTCATCAATGACATCCGGCCGCCCTGCATCAAGGAGCAGATGCTGGGCAAGGGCTACGAGACCGTTGCCGTGCCCCGGCTGCTCGACCACCAGCATGCCCACATCCGCCTGCCCGTCTACAGATAA
- the TRPV4 gene encoding transient receptor potential cation channel subfamily V member 4, with the protein MADPSEGPHTGPGEVAESPVDESGTPGSEAFPLSSLANLFEGEDGSPSPSPADPGRPAAPGDARPNLRMKFQGAFRKGVPNPIDLLESTLYESSVVPGPKKAPMDSLFDYGTYRHHPSDNKRWRRKVIEKQPQSPKAPAPQPPPILKVFNRPILFDIVSRGSTSDLDGLLPFLLTHKKRLTDEEFREPSTGKTCLPKALLNLSNGRNDTIPVLLDIAERTGNMREFINSPFRDIYYRGQTALHIAIERRCKHYVELLVAQGADVHAQARGRFFQPKDEGGYFYFGELPLSLAACTNQPHIVNYLTENPHKKADMRRQDSRGNTVLHALVAIADNTRENTKFVTKMYDLLLLKCARLFPDSNLEAVLNNDGLSPLMMAAKTGKIGVFQHIIRREVTDEDTRHLSRKFKDWAYGPVYSSLYDLSSLDTCGEEASVLEILVYNSKIENRHEMLAVEPINELLRDKWRKFGAVSFYINVVSYLCAMVIFTLTAYYQPLEGTPPYPYRTTLDYLRLAGEIVTLFTGVLFFFTNIKDLFMKKCPGVNSLFIDGSFQLLYFIYSVLVIVSAALYLAGIEAYLAVMVFALVLGWMNALYFTRGLKLTGTYSIMIQKILFKDLFRFLLVYLLFMIGYASALVSLLNPCANMKVCSEDHTNCTVPTYPSCRDSETFSTFLLDLFKLTIGMGDLEMLSSTKYPVVFIILLVTYIILTFVLLLNMLIALMGETVGQVSKESKHIWKLQWATTILDIERSFPVFLRKAFRSGEMVTVGKSSDGTPDRRWCFRVDEVNWSHWNQNLGIINEDPGKSENYQYYGFSHTVGRLRRDRWSSVVPRVVELNKNSNPDEVVVPLDNMGNPSCDGPQQSYPPKWRTDDAPL; encoded by the exons ATGGCAGATCCCAGTGAAGGCCCCCACACCGGGCCTGGGGAGGTGGCCGAGAGCCCCGTGGATGAGAGCGGCACCCCTGGCAGTGAGGCCTTccccctgtcttctctggccaaCCTGTTTGAGGGCGAGGatggctccccctccccctccccggctGACCCcggccgccccgccgcccccggGGATGCACGACCGAATTTACGCATGAAGTTTCAGGGTGCCTTCCGCAAGGGGGTGCCCAACCCCATCGACCTCCTGGAGTCCACCCTGTATGAGTCCTCGGTGGTGCCGGGACCCAAGAAGGCACCCATGGACTCGCTCTTTGACTATGGCACCTATCGTCACCACCCCAGTGACAACAAACGGTGGAGGAGGAAGGTCATCGA gaagcAGCCGCAGAGTCCCAAAGCTCCTGCGCCACAACCACCCCCCATCCTTAAAGTCTTCAACCGACCAATCCTCTTTGACATCGTGTCCCGGGGCTCCACTTCTGACCTGGATGGGCTGCTTCCCTTCTTGCTGACCCACAAGAAGCGGCTGACTGACGAGGAGTTCCggg AGCCATCCACGGGGAAGACCTGCCTGCCCAAGGCCCTGCTGAATCTGAGCAACGGCCGCAATGACACCATTCCTGTGCTCCTGGACATCGCTGAGCGGACAGGCAACATGCGAGAGTTCATCAACTCGCCGTTCCGGGACATCTACTACCGAG gtcAGACCGCCCTGCACATTGCCATCGAGCGGCGCTGCAAACACTATGTGGAGCTCCTGGTGGCCCAAGGCGCCGACGTCCATGCCCAGGCCCGGGGCCGCTTCTTCCAGCCCAAGGACGAGGGAGGCTACTTCTACTTTG GTGAGCTGCCCCTGTCGCTGGCAGCCTGCACCAACCAGCCCCACATTGTCAACTACCTGACGGAGAACCCACACAAGAAGGCTGACATGCGGCGGCAGGACTCCCGCGGCAACACCGTGCTGCACGCGCTGGTCGCCATCGCGGACAACACCCGCGAGAACACCAAGTTCGTCACCAAGATGTATGACCTGTTGCTGCTCAAGTGTGCCCGCCTCTTCCCTGACAGCAACCTGGAGGCCGTGCTCAACAACGATGGGCTCTCACCCCTCATGATGGCAGCCAAGACGGGCAAGATTGGG GTCTTTCAGCATATCATCCGCCGGGAGGTAACAGACGAGGATACGAGACACCTGTCTCGCAAGTTCAAGGACTGGGCATATGGGCCGGTGTATTCCTCACTGTATGACCTCTCCTCCCTGGACACGTGTGGGGAAGAGGCCTCTGTGCTGGAAATCCTGGTGTATAACAGCAAGATCGAG AACCGCCACGAGATGCTGGCCGTGGAACCCATCAACGAGCTGCTGCGGGACAAGTGGCGTAAATTTGGCGCCGTGTCCTTCTACATCAACGTGGTCTCCTATCTCTGCGCCATGGTGATCTTTACCCTCACCGCCTACTACCAGCCACTGGAAGGCACC cccccctacCCGTACCGCACCACTTTGGACTACCTGAGGCTGGCTGGCGAGATCGTCACACTCTTCACCGGGGTGCTGTTCTTCTTTACCAAC aTCAAAGACTTGTTCATGAAGAAATGCCCAGGAGTGAATTCTCTCTTCATTGATGGCTCCTTCCAGCTACTCTA CTTCATCTACTCCGTGCTAGTGATTGTCTCTGCGGCCCTCTACCTGGCGGGAATTGAAGCCTACCTGGCTGTCATGGTCTTTGCCTTGGTCTTGGGCTGGATGAATGCCCTCTACTTTACCCGTGGGCTGAAGCTGACGGGAACCTATAGCATCATGATCCAGAAG ATCCTCTTCAAAGACCTTTTCCGCTTCCTGCTGGTCTACTTGCTCTTCATGATTGGCTATGCTTCAG CCCTGGTATCCCTTCTAAACCCATGTGCCAACATGAAGGTGTGCAGCGAGGACCACACCAACTGCACGGTGCCCACATACCCCTCGTGCCGCGACAGTGAGACATTCAGCACCTTCCTGCTGGACCTCTTCAAGCTCACCATCGGCATGGGCGACCTGGAGATGCTGAGCAGCACCAAATACCCAGTGGTCTTCATCATCCTGCTGGTCACTTACATCATCCTTACCTTCGTGCTGCTGCTCAACATGCTGATCGCCCTCATGGGTGAGACGGTGGGCCAGGTCTCCAAGGAGAGCAAGCACATCTGGAAGCTGCAG TGGGCCACCACCATCCTGGACATCGAACGCTCATTCCCTGTGTTCCTGAGGAAGGCCTTCCGCTCTGGCGAGATGGTGACCGTGGGCAAGAGCTCGGATGGCACCCCAGACCGCAGGTGGTGCTTCAG GGTGGACGAGGTGAACTGGTCTCACTGGAACCAGAACTTGGGCATCATTAACGAGGACCCAGGCAAGAGTGAGAACTACCAGTACTATGGCTTCTCACACACTGTGGGCCGCCTCCGGAGGG ATCGCTGGTCCTCGGTGGTGCCGCGCGTGGTGGAGCTGAACAAGAACTCAAACCCAGACGAGGTGGTGGTGCCTCTGGACAACATGGGGAACCCCAGCTGTGACGGCCCCCAGCAGAGCTACCCCCCCAAGTGGAGGACTGATGACGCGCCCCTCTAG